From one Thamnophis elegans isolate rThaEle1 chromosome 7, rThaEle1.pri, whole genome shotgun sequence genomic stretch:
- the CHPT1 gene encoding cholinephosphotransferase 1, translated as MALLEPLSGAQLKRLEQHTYNASGRSLLEPPLQHFWVWLVERTPLWLAPNAITLAGLAFTVVPSLILMYYCPSATEEAPPWVFLFCALGLFIYQSLDAIDGKQARRTNSSSPLGELFDHGCDSISTVFVGVAACIAGRLGTNPDWLFFCSFTGLFLFYCAHWQTYVSGMLRFCKIDVTESEIAIMLMFLISSFGGTRIWDTKIPLIELELKTLPIAGLLGGAIFSSYNYFRVILGGGVGKNGSTIAGTSVLSPGLHIGLIITLAVVIYKKSPTQLFENHPCLYALSFGFVCAKITQKLVVAHMTKSEIYLQDTAFIGPGLLFLNQYFSCFIEEYIVLWIALFISLFDLLRYFTGICIQIAAHLHIQVFKLSPPQALEQVQVVSPLNHQYNMD; from the exons ATGGCGCTTCTGGAGCCGCTAAGCGGAGCGCAGCTGAAGCGCCTGGAACAGCACACCTACAACGCGTCCGGGCGCTCGCTGCTGGAGCCGCCGCTGCAGCATTTCTGGGTTTGGCTGGTGGAGCGCACGCCGCTCTGGCTGGCCCCCAACGCCATCACGCTCGCCGGCCTGGCCTTTACCGTCGTCCCGTCGCTGATTCTCATGTACTACTGCCCTAGCGCCACCGAGGAG GCTCCTCCTTGGGTGTTCCTCTTTTGTGCATTAGGACTCTTTATTTACCAGTCTCTGGATGCGATCGATGGAAAGCAAGCCAGAAGAACAAATAGTAGCTCTCCTTTGGGAGAATTGTTTGACCATGGCTGTGATTCTATTTCAACAG TATTCGTTGGTGTTGCAGCCTGTATTGCAGGTCGTTTGGGAACAAATCCAGACTGGCTCTTTTTCTGTTCCTTTACTGGATTATTCCTGTTTTACTGTGCTCACTGGCAAACCTATGTCTCGGGCATGCTCAGATTTTGCAA aatTGATGTAACTGAATCTGAAATAGCCATAATGCTGATGTTTTTGATAAGCTCATTTGGTGGAACAAGAATATGGGACACAAAG ATCCCTCTGATCGAACTAGAGCTGAAGACATTACCTATTGCTGGCTTATTGGGTGGGGCAATATTTTCAAGTTATAATTATTTCCGAGTAATTCTTGGAGGAGGTGTGGGGAAGAATGGTTCTACAATAGCA GGAACAAGTGTTTTATCTCCAGGCCTCCACATTGGTCTAATTATTACTTTGGCAGTTGTAATCTACAAAAAATCACCAACTCAACTGTTTGAAAACCATCCTTGTCTGTATGCCTTAAGTTTTGGATTTGTATGCGCAAAAATTACACAAAAATTAGTG GTAGCACACATGACAAAAAGTGAGATCTATCTTCAAGACACAGCATTCATTGGACCAGGCCTCTTATTTCTAAACCAGTACTTCAGTTGTTTTATTGAGGAATATATTGTTTTATGGATTGCACTG TTCATCTCGTTGTTTGATTTGCTGAGATACTTTACTGGAATATGCATACAGATTGCTGCTCATCTTCACATACAAGTCTTCAAGCTCTCACCTCCTCAAGCTCTTGAACAG GTACAAGTTGTTTCTCCATTGAACCATCAGTATAACATGGACTGA